The segment CTTCCTTCTTCGAGACGGCGCGCAGAAGGCCTTGTCCTTCCTCGAAAGCGGGATTTATGGCCAGGCCCATCTCCAGAAATTTCCGGGCCAGCTTGAACTTGCCCTTTTCGTAATAGGTCCTGGCGATGTTGTAGAGCAGGTTTTCGTCCCGTTTTGTCAGGCGGTACGCCTTGAAATAATACCGCAGGGCCTGGGCATACATCTTGTGTTTGCGCATCTTGATGCCGAATTCGTTGAAAAGATGCTTGTGCTCCTCGCCGAAGGCCGCTTCCAGGGTGATGATGCGACGGCACACCAGGTTGGCGTTGTCCACCTCGCCCCGGTCGAGATAGGTGAGCCCCAGGCCGAAGGTGGCCCGGATGTGCTCCTCGTCCACGCGCAGGGCGTTTTTGTATTCGAACTCCGCGGACATGAACTCGGCCTGCTCCCGGTGCTCGTCGGCCGCGTCCACGGTTTCGCGCACCTGGCGCAACATGGGCAGGACCTTGTTCATGTACAGGTCGGGCTCCGGCAGGTAGTTCGAGAGCAACTCCTCCTTGGTCACGACCCGCGACTTGCCCGACGGGATGAAATGTTTGTTGAGGACGCGCAGGAGGTAGGAGCCGTCTTTTTGCTCCTCGGCAAAGACGTGGATGTTCTGCTGCACCTTGCGCTTGGTGGAGCCGAAGCCGATGACGGACTGCTCCTGGGTGGAAAAGACTCCCCGGAACAGTTCCTCCTTGGGGTGTCCCTGCGGCGAGGGGGACGAAGACGTGGCTTCCATGGCGGCGTCCTTACCCATCGAGGATCTTGGCGAAGGCCAGTTTTTCGGCCGGCGGGACCAGGACCCGCCAGCGCGGTTTCCTGCCCAGGTTCGCGGCGAGGTCGGCCAGCCGCCGTATGGACGCGGCATTGAGTTCGAGCCCTCGGCCGAGGGTCAGCTCCCCCTTGAGGTCGAGCACGTCCTGGTCGAGCAGCATGCCCGGGGCGAGTTCCTCGGCCTCGGCGAGACGGG is part of the Solidesulfovibrio fructosivorans JJ] genome and harbors:
- a CDS encoding tetratricopeptide repeat protein, with product MEATSSSPSPQGHPKEELFRGVFSTQEQSVIGFGSTKRKVQQNIHVFAEEQKDGSYLLRVLNKHFIPSGKSRVVTKEELLSNYLPEPDLYMNKVLPMLRQVRETVDAADEHREQAEFMSAEFEYKNALRVDEEHIRATFGLGLTYLDRGEVDNANLVCRRIITLEAAFGEEHKHLFNEFGIKMRKHKMYAQALRYYFKAYRLTKRDENLLYNIARTYYEKGKFKLARKFLEMGLAINPAFEEGQGLLRAVSKKEAEENILGKRGRDDEFAEW